A single region of the Pseudomonas solani genome encodes:
- a CDS encoding amino acid ABC transporter permease, which translates to MNYNWDWGVFFKSTGIGSEIYLDWFVTGLGWTIAIALAAWIVALLLGSLLGVMRTVPNRWVSGIATTYVEIFRNVPLLVQLFLWYFLVPDLLPEPLEIWFKQDLNPATSAYLSVVVCLGLFTAARVCEQVRTGIQALPAGQASAARAMGFRMPAIYRYVLLPQAFRIIIPPLTSEFLNIFKNSSVASLIGLMELLAQTKQTAEFSANLFEAFTLATLIYFTLNMSLMLFMRMVERKVAVPGLIAVGGK; encoded by the coding sequence ATGAACTACAACTGGGACTGGGGCGTGTTCTTCAAGTCCACCGGCATCGGCAGCGAAATCTACCTGGACTGGTTCGTCACCGGCCTGGGCTGGACCATCGCCATCGCCCTCGCCGCCTGGATCGTCGCGCTCCTGCTGGGCTCGCTGCTCGGCGTCATGCGTACCGTGCCCAACCGCTGGGTGTCCGGCATCGCCACCACCTACGTGGAAATCTTCCGCAACGTGCCGCTGCTGGTGCAGCTGTTCCTCTGGTACTTCCTGGTGCCGGACCTGCTGCCCGAGCCACTGGAAATCTGGTTCAAGCAAGACCTCAACCCGGCCACGTCCGCCTACCTGAGCGTGGTCGTATGCCTCGGCCTGTTCACCGCCGCCCGCGTCTGCGAGCAGGTGCGCACCGGCATCCAGGCGCTGCCTGCCGGCCAGGCCTCCGCCGCCCGCGCCATGGGCTTCCGCATGCCGGCGATCTACCGCTACGTGCTGCTGCCGCAAGCCTTCCGCATCATCATTCCGCCGCTGACCAGCGAGTTCCTCAACATCTTCAAGAACTCCTCGGTGGCCTCCCTCATCGGCCTGATGGAGCTGCTCGCGCAGACCAAGCAGACCGCCGAGTTCTCCGCCAACCTGTTCGAGGCCTTCACCCTCGCCACGCTGATCTACTTCACCCTGAACATGAGCCTGATGCTGTTCATGCGCATGGTTGAACGCAAGGTCGCAGTCCCGGGCCTGATCGCCGTAGGAGGCAAATGA
- a CDS encoding amino acid ABC transporter permease: MDFSAIIPALPGLVDGMLMTLQLMVLGIIGGVVLGTLLALMRLSHNPLLSKLGALYVNYFRSIPLLLVITWFYFAVPFVLRWITGEDTPVGAFTSCLIAFMMFEAAYFCEIVRAGIQAIPRGQMGAAQALGMTYGQTMRLIILPQAFRKMTPLLLQQSIILFQDTSLVYTVGLMDFLNAARSRGDIIGQPHEFLIFAGLVYFTVSFAASQLVKLLQKRLAV, translated from the coding sequence ATGGATTTCAGCGCAATCATCCCCGCCCTGCCAGGCCTGGTCGACGGCATGCTGATGACCCTGCAGCTCATGGTGCTGGGCATCATCGGCGGCGTGGTGCTCGGCACCCTGCTGGCGCTCATGCGCCTGTCGCACAACCCGCTGCTGTCGAAGCTCGGCGCCCTCTACGTCAACTACTTCCGCTCCATCCCGCTGCTGCTGGTGATCACCTGGTTCTACTTCGCGGTGCCCTTCGTGCTGCGCTGGATCACCGGCGAAGACACCCCGGTGGGCGCGTTCACCTCCTGCCTCATCGCCTTCATGATGTTCGAGGCGGCGTACTTCTGCGAAATCGTCCGCGCCGGCATCCAGGCCATCCCCCGTGGGCAGATGGGCGCCGCCCAGGCCCTGGGCATGACCTACGGCCAGACCATGCGCCTGATCATCCTGCCCCAGGCGTTCCGCAAGATGACCCCGCTGCTGCTGCAGCAAAGCATCATCCTGTTCCAGGACACCTCGCTCGTTTACACCGTGGGCCTGATGGACTTCCTCAACGCCGCCCGTTCCCGTGGCGACATCATCGGCCAGCCGCACGAATTCCTGATCTTCGCCGGCCTGGTGTACTTCACCGTCAGCTTCGCCGCCTCGCAGCTGGTCAAGCTCCTGCAAAAAAGGTTAGCCGTATGA